The Salvia miltiorrhiza cultivar Shanhuang (shh) chromosome 2, IMPLAD_Smil_shh, whole genome shotgun sequence DNA window TCaatagaaaattttaaattttgaaacatcATCTGaataaatcaaacaaacaaATTCGTATTTAACATTATTGGTTCACACCCAACTGAATAATGTAACACTAGCACATAGCATGCATAACCACCAAGACAAAAGCATCTGAAAAACACCAGTCATCAAAATTACTTAGTAAAAGATGCATGTGTGAGAAGATGAGGCCTCTGCCACAAGCAAGTCGAATATATCTCACAAAAACTTGAAGATTATACTTGTCGAATGTAATAAATAAAACCATCAGACGACGGCTAACAAACAAAATCGAATGTGCCATCTTCTCCACTAGTCTCCTCAAGGACTAAGAATGTGTATGCGCTTTTTTACTCGTTCCAGAAACTAGTTGGCCCGAGGAGCAGCCCATTCAACTCTTAGGATGAGATTGTCATATCCATACCCATTAAGCTTGTTGATGGCTCTCTCAGCGTCTTCTCGGTTGACAAAATTGACAAAACCAAAACCTCTGCTTGTCCCAGTCTTCTGATCAATAGCAACATAAACTCGGCTCACTGAACCAAAAGGCCGGAAAAGCTCTAGCAAGTCAGGCTCTCTTGTGTCTTCAGAAAGGTTGGTAACCCTGACTGAGTTCTCTTCGTTTCTGCGGCGCATGTCAGTACCACTCCTCTCAGGAACACCTCCTCTCATGCTAGGAGGAACATAAGCCCCCTTAGTACTACCTGGTGCAGCATTGGTTTCAGTTGGTGGCTTATCAACAAACGTCTCACTTGGTTGAGCGAGATCCTTGTATGGACATCTCGAGGTCCAGTGATCACCCTTCTTCCCACACGTTCTACAAACCATGAGTACAGCTCCTCCTTTCCCCATTTGAGCTAAAGGATCGCCAGCAGCCTTAGCTTCCTCTGCTTTTGTACCTGTTAGTCAATTCATCAATTACATGTGCATAAATACACATATGAAAAGAAAACAGCATAAACCTGAAGTGAAAAACAAGTAAATAAAGCAACCATTCACTGAATAAATGCCACAACTACCAAATAACATAAGAACTGGAAAAACTGTGGTCCACAGAAACCGTTTTGCTGAGCAATGTGCAGTGAAACACTTTCTAGATCAATTACATTGCAATATAAAGAAGTAATCTTTAGTGTCAAAATGAGTGACAGATGATCAGTGAGTCCTAGTATGTCATTTCAAAGGTAATATTTGAACAAATAAGGACAGCAGAAAAGGGATCAATGACATCagaagaaatttaaaaaaaaaaaagccacaAAGGTAAGACCACTTTGATGCATAACATGCTAGTCTCTGACATCAATATCTCTCTCCATGTTAGTCGACAAAAGAAGTCACAGATAACATTATTGTTTGGTGCAACCATCAGAAGAAGTCCCCTATGAACAATTGCGTATGCAATCATGAGTTTAGACATGTCTAAACTGCTCCAGCAACTGCACATAGATTTCAACTAGTAACCAAGCCAAAATGGTGTAATGACATGCTCAGTGAGCATTAGTAGTGGATTTGACACAAGAGACCctcaataaaattatacaaGGCAATGGGCATGCCTCCTCTGGTTAATTATCAAATAGATTTAAAACACCAAGTTTATATAAGCTCTtgcaaagtgtttggcaaactaagctcctaaacagcttatcaGGAATAAAAATAAACTCCAATAACTTACAAGCTCCCCAAAAAGTAACCTACTCGACCTCAacttaattttcataattttataagaaataatcattttacaaaaataatccTACTATAGTTTGTTATTTCCATCTTATATCCTTCTAATTTCAtctctcttcaattttctctctcagTCTCTCTAACTCAATTCCCTCTCTAGCATATAAGAgaaattatccaaacacttagATAACTTATATGCTCTTGAtacattacatcttataagctcttgaaacatcttataatgttggagcttataagatctcTAAAGTAAGAGCCACACACCCTCCGAATCATCAATAGAACATTTGATGTTTAAAGATAAGGAATAAGGATGAGCTTGCAAAGGCAACAAAATGCCAGTGACATTGGCTCTATCTCAACCTTGCAAACACTACAGTGCTAGTTAGATGCAGGTCGTATTGTAGGAACGCAATTAAACCTCAGCCACTTAATTCTTATTTACTATCCAAGCGATCCTCAAACAAGTACAGGAAAACAGATGTAGCTAATATGTCATAATTCCTCCATAGCCTGTCCTACATCGCAAGTCAACAACATAACGAAGTAAAATTGTGCCATTCATATAAAATTCTATGGC harbors:
- the LOC131009015 gene encoding uncharacterized protein LOC131009015, with amino-acid sequence MVREEQPNKLRWGELDEDDGEDLDFLLPPKQVIGPDESGIKKVIEYKFSDDGNKVKITTTTRIRKLANARLSKRAVERRSWPKFGDAVHEAVGARLTMVSTEEIILERPRAAGTKAEEAKAAGDPLAQMGKGGAVLMVCRTCGKKGDHWTSRCPYKDLAQPSETFVDKPPTETNAAPGSTKGAYVPPSMRGGVPERSGTDMRRRNEENSVRVTNLSEDTREPDLLELFRPFGSVSRVYVAIDQKTGTSRGFGFVNFVNREDAERAINKLNGYGYDNLILRVEWAAPRAN